Proteins encoded together in one Pseudomonas sp. ADAK13 window:
- the prfB gene encoding peptide chain release factor 2 (programmed frameshift) — MEINPILNTIKDLSERSETIRGYLDYDQKHERLTEVNRELEDPAVWNKPEYAQELGRERAALAQIVETLDELNTGLGDCRDLLDMAVEEDDEGAVGDVVAELARLEENLAKLEFRRMFSHEMDPNNAYLDIQAGSGGTEAQDWANILLRMYLRWADKRGFDATIMELSAGEVAGIKGATVHIKGEYAFGWLRTEIGVHRLVRKSPFDSGNRRHTSFSAVFVSPEIDDKVEIEINPADLRIDTYRSSGAGGQHVNTTDSAVRITHVPTNTVVSCQNERSQHANKDTAMKMLRAKLYEQEMQKRNAASQALEDTKSDIGWGHQIRSYVLDASRIKDLRTNIERSDCDKVLDGDIDEYLEASLKSGL, encoded by the exons ATGGAAATCAACCCGATCCTTAACACCATCAAGGACCTGTCCGAGCGCTCCGAAACTATTCGGGGGTATCTT GACTACGATCAAAAGCATGAGCGTCTGACTGAAGTCAATCGCGAGCTTGAAGATCCGGCTGTCTGGAACAAACCTGAATACGCCCAGGAACTGGGCCGCGAGCGCGCTGCGCTGGCGCAGATCGTCGAGACCCTCGACGAATTGAACACCGGTCTGGGCGATTGCCGCGACCTGCTGGACATGGCCGTCGAGGAAGACGACGAAGGCGCAGTGGGCGATGTCGTCGCCGAGCTGGCCCGTCTCGAGGAAAACCTCGCCAAGCTTGAATTCCGCCGCATGTTCAGCCACGAAATGGACCCGAACAACGCCTACCTGGATATCCAGGCCGGTTCCGGCGGCACCGAAGCCCAGGACTGGGCCAACATCCTGTTGCGCATGTACCTGCGCTGGGCTGACAAACGCGGTTTCGACGCGACCATCATGGAGCTGTCGGCCGGTGAAGTCGCCGGTATCAAGGGCGCGACCGTGCACATCAAGGGCGAATACGCCTTTGGCTGGCTGCGTACCGAGATCGGCGTGCACCGTCTGGTGCGCAAGAGCCCGTTCGACTCCGGCAACCGTCGCCACACCTCGTTCTCCGCGGTGTTTGTCTCGCCAGAGATCGACGACAAGGTGGAAATCGAGATCAACCCGGCAGACCTGCGGATCGACACCTACCGTTCCTCCGGTGCCGGTGGTCAGCACGTAAACACCACCGACTCGGCCGTACGTATTACCCACGTACCGACCAACACCGTGGTCAGCTGCCAGAACGAACGCTCCCAGCACGCGAACAAGGACACCGCCATGAAAATGTTGCGGGCCAAGTTGTACGAGCAGGAAATGCAGAAGCGCAACGCAGCTTCCCAGGCGCTGGAAGACACCAAGTCGGATATCGGCTGGGGTCACCAGATCCGTTCGTATGTGCTCGATGCGTCGCGGATCAAGGATCTGCGCACCAACATCGAACGCAGTGACTGCGACAAGGTGCTCGACGGTGATATCGACGAATACCTGGAAGCCAGCCTGAAATCTGGCCTGTAA
- the lysS gene encoding lysine--tRNA ligase, which produces MSDQQLDQALQQEENSLIALRKEKLAAERAKGNAFPNDFRRENYCDALQKQYADKTKEELAEAAIPVKVAGRIMLNRGSFMVIQDMTGRIQVYVNRKTLSEETLASVKTWDMGDIIAAEGTLARSGKGDLYVEMTNVRLLTKSLRPLPDKHHGLTDTEQRYRQRYVDLIVNEEVRQTFRVRSQVIAHIRSFLMKRDFLEVETPMLQTIPGGAAAKPFETHHNALDMEMFLRIAPELYLKRLVVGGFEKVFEINRNFRNEGVSTRHNPEFTMLEFYQAYADYEDNMDLTEELFRELAQLVLGSTDVPYGDKVFHFGEPFVRLSVFDSILKYNPELTADDLNDIDKARAIAKKAGAKVLGFEGLGKLQVMIFEELVEHKLEQPHFITQYPFEVSPLARRNDDNPNVTDRFELFIGGREIANAYSELNDAEDQAERFMAQVADKDAGDDEAMHYDADFVRALEYGMPPTAGEGIGIDRLVMLLTNSPSIRDVILFPHMRPQA; this is translated from the coding sequence ATGAGCGACCAACAACTCGACCAGGCCCTGCAACAGGAAGAAAACTCCCTGATCGCCCTGCGCAAGGAAAAGCTTGCTGCCGAGCGCGCCAAAGGCAACGCCTTCCCGAACGACTTCCGCCGCGAAAACTACTGCGATGCCTTGCAGAAACAGTACGCGGACAAGACCAAGGAAGAGCTGGCAGAGGCTGCAATCCCGGTCAAGGTTGCCGGTCGCATCATGCTCAACCGTGGCTCGTTCATGGTGATCCAGGACATGACCGGTCGCATTCAGGTCTACGTCAACCGTAAAACCCTGTCCGAAGAAACCCTGGCCTCGGTGAAAACCTGGGACATGGGCGACATCATTGCCGCCGAAGGCACCCTGGCCCGTTCCGGCAAGGGCGACCTGTACGTCGAAATGACCAACGTGCGCCTGCTGACCAAATCCCTGCGCCCGCTGCCGGACAAGCACCACGGCCTGACCGACACCGAGCAGCGCTATCGCCAGCGCTACGTTGACCTGATCGTCAACGAAGAAGTGCGCCAGACCTTCCGTGTGCGTTCGCAGGTCATTGCGCACATCCGCAGCTTCCTGATGAAGCGCGACTTCCTGGAAGTGGAAACGCCGATGCTGCAAACCATCCCGGGTGGTGCAGCAGCCAAGCCATTCGAAACCCACCACAACGCGCTGGACATGGAAATGTTCCTGCGTATCGCGCCTGAGCTGTACCTCAAGCGTCTTGTTGTCGGCGGCTTCGAAAAAGTGTTCGAGATCAACCGCAACTTCCGTAACGAAGGCGTTTCGACTCGTCACAACCCTGAATTCACCATGTTGGAGTTCTACCAGGCCTACGCCGACTACGAAGACAACATGGACCTGACCGAAGAGCTGTTCCGCGAGCTGGCGCAGCTGGTCCTGGGCTCCACCGACGTGCCGTACGGCGACAAGGTGTTCCACTTCGGCGAGCCGTTCGTGCGCCTGTCGGTGTTCGATTCGATCCTCAAGTACAACCCTGAGTTGACCGCTGACGACCTGAACGACATCGACAAGGCCCGTGCCATCGCCAAGAAGGCCGGTGCCAAGGTGCTGGGCTTCGAAGGCCTGGGCAAATTGCAGGTGATGATTTTCGAAGAACTGGTGGAGCACAAGCTGGAACAGCCGCACTTCATTACCCAGTACCCGTTCGAAGTGTCGCCGCTGGCCCGTCGCAACGATGACAACCCGAACGTCACCGACCGTTTCGAGCTATTCATTGGCGGCCGCGAAATCGCCAACGCCTACTCCGAGCTTAACGACGCGGAAGACCAGGCCGAGCGCTTCATGGCCCAGGTGGCTGACAAGGACGCCGGTGACGACGAGGCGATGCACTACGACGCCGACTTCGTTCGCGCTCTGGAGTACGGCATGCCCCCAACGGCCGGTGAAGGTATCGGCATCGACCGGTTGGTGATGTTGTTGACCAACTCGCCGTCGATCCGCGACGTGATCTTGTTCCCGCACATGCGGCCACAAGCGTAA
- a CDS encoding TetR/AcrR family transcriptional regulator, whose amino-acid sequence MNRVMAQKGAAGIAAAVAESVQYQGRKASRRGSEQRRQDILDAAMRIVVREGVRAVRHRAVAAEAGVPLSATTYYFKDIDDLLTDTFAQYVERSAAFMGKLWVRNEGLLREMVAYGDGSPQSRSQLADDIARLTADYVQRQLLNRREHLMAEQAFRQEALLNPRLAELVRSHQQILLQGTCQFFQVLGSREPQQDAKVLTAIIGRMEYQGLLGGAEPLTSEEMLEILKRYMHLVLASV is encoded by the coding sequence GTGAACCGCGTAATGGCTCAAAAGGGTGCCGCCGGCATTGCCGCTGCCGTGGCTGAAAGTGTTCAGTACCAGGGCCGCAAGGCCAGTCGCCGGGGCAGTGAGCAACGCAGGCAAGACATTCTCGATGCGGCGATGCGCATCGTGGTGCGTGAGGGTGTGCGTGCCGTGCGTCATCGCGCGGTGGCGGCAGAGGCCGGGGTACCGTTGTCGGCCACCACCTATTACTTCAAGGACATCGATGACCTGCTCACCGACACCTTCGCCCAATACGTGGAACGCAGCGCGGCGTTCATGGGCAAGTTGTGGGTGCGTAACGAGGGCCTGCTGCGGGAGATGGTCGCGTATGGCGACGGCAGCCCGCAGTCGCGCTCGCAACTGGCCGATGACATCGCGCGCCTGACCGCCGATTACGTGCAACGCCAATTGCTCAACCGTCGCGAGCACCTGATGGCCGAGCAGGCGTTTCGCCAGGAGGCGCTGCTGAACCCGCGCCTGGCCGAGTTGGTGCGTTCCCACCAGCAAATCCTGCTACAGGGCACTTGCCAGTTTTTCCAGGTATTGGGTTCACGCGAGCCGCAACAGGATGCCAAAGTGTTGACGGCGATTATCGGTCGGATGGAATATCAGGGCCTGCTGGGCGGGGCAGAGCCTCTGACCAGCGAAGAAATGCTTGAGATCCTCAAGCGTTACATGCATTTGGTGTTGGCTTCGGTCTGA
- a CDS encoding flavohemoglobin expression-modulating QEGLA motif protein, producing MDDYQQTIRTLSDRIVLAQTPIRVLDAVKWDENIRQGFLKGKGKEMPAVDRDYYLNRPLSFDSSAVKLEFQNIERDITRQLGQFNPVGQIMRRMCKEYRMVVRMLEARGTEDFGLISQELYGAASDAFHAGDPTLADLGLMMSDYLNNIDGRGDLKDEAKTLTAKDAVNLLQSRLNKVFGEAEETIRVFESDGIVADAAAGADYIKIRADAMFNDRDVRALEVHEGLVHVGTTLNGQNQPICTFLSKGPPSSTVTQEGLAILMEIITFASYPSRLRKLTNRTRAIHMVEQGADFLQVFEFFREQGFEMAESYGNASRVFRGSTPTGLPFTKDLSYLKGFIMVYNYIQLAVRKGKLEQVPLLFCGKTTLEDMRTLRQLVDEGLVVPPKYLPDQFRDMNALAAWMCFSNFLNHLSLDRIEADYSNIL from the coding sequence GTGGACGATTACCAGCAGACGATACGCACCTTGTCCGATCGCATTGTGCTGGCGCAAACACCGATTCGCGTCCTCGACGCCGTGAAGTGGGACGAAAATATTCGCCAGGGATTCCTCAAGGGCAAGGGCAAGGAAATGCCCGCGGTGGACCGCGACTACTACCTGAACCGGCCGCTCTCGTTCGATTCCAGCGCGGTGAAGCTGGAATTCCAGAACATCGAGCGTGACATCACCCGCCAGCTTGGCCAGTTCAACCCGGTCGGGCAGATCATGCGGCGCATGTGCAAGGAATACCGCATGGTGGTGCGCATGCTCGAAGCGCGCGGCACCGAGGATTTCGGCCTGATCTCCCAGGAGCTGTACGGCGCCGCCTCCGATGCGTTCCACGCCGGTGACCCGACCCTGGCCGACCTCGGCCTGATGATGTCGGACTACCTGAACAATATCGACGGCCGTGGCGACCTCAAGGACGAAGCCAAGACCCTGACCGCCAAGGACGCCGTCAACCTGCTGCAAAGCCGCTTGAACAAGGTGTTCGGCGAGGCCGAGGAAACCATCCGGGTGTTCGAGTCCGACGGTATCGTGGCGGATGCGGCGGCAGGCGCCGACTACATCAAGATCCGCGCTGACGCGATGTTCAACGACCGTGACGTGCGCGCCCTGGAAGTCCATGAAGGCCTGGTGCATGTGGGCACCACCCTCAATGGCCAGAACCAGCCGATCTGCACCTTCCTGTCCAAGGGCCCGCCCTCGTCGACGGTGACCCAGGAAGGCCTGGCGATCCTGATGGAAATCATCACGTTCGCTTCCTACCCCAGCCGCTTGCGCAAACTGACCAACCGCACCCGTGCCATTCATATGGTGGAGCAGGGCGCCGACTTCCTGCAGGTGTTCGAATTCTTTCGCGAGCAGGGCTTTGAGATGGCGGAAAGCTACGGCAACGCCAGCCGGGTTTTCCGTGGGTCGACGCCGACGGGCCTGCCGTTTACCAAGGATTTGTCCTACCTCAAGGGCTTTATCATGGTTTACAACTACATTCAGTTGGCGGTGCGCAAAGGCAAGCTGGAACAAGTGCCGCTGCTGTTCTGCGGCAAGACCACGCTTGAAGACATGCGCACCCTGCGCCAACTGGTGGATGAAGGCCTGGTGGTGCCGCCCAAATACCTGCCGGACCAGTTCCGTGACATGAATGCGTTGGCGGCGTGGATGTGTTTCTCCAACTTCCTCAACCATTTGAGCCTGGACCGGATCGAGGCGGATTACTCCAATATCCTTTGA
- a CDS encoding alpha/beta hydrolase, which translates to MRILGILCLLLTLNGCSSLLFYPERGLPFTPEKARLHYRDVTLTTADGLKLHAWWLPAKSGVPLKGTVLHLHGNGGNLAWHLGGSWWLPEQGYQVLLVDYRGYGLSEGEPSLPAVYQDIDAAFKWIDNAPETQGQPLIVLGQSLGGALVVHYLAAHPERQPQLKALVLDGVPASYRDVGQFALSTSWLTWPFQVPLSWLVPDADSAINAMPQLTGVPKLLFHSLDDPIVPLSNGIRLYQAAPPPRVLQLTRGGHVQTFADKTWQTVMLRYLDDPQHFNGLRRLGEIPNYPTAPNSNAENPQ; encoded by the coding sequence ATGAGAATCCTCGGCATTCTGTGCCTGCTACTGACCCTGAACGGCTGCAGCTCCCTGCTGTTCTACCCGGAGCGCGGCTTGCCGTTCACCCCGGAAAAGGCCCGCCTGCACTACCGTGACGTCACGCTGACCACCGCCGATGGCCTCAAGCTGCACGCGTGGTGGCTGCCGGCCAAATCTGGCGTGCCGCTCAAGGGCACGGTGCTGCACCTGCACGGCAATGGCGGCAATCTCGCCTGGCACCTCGGTGGCAGTTGGTGGTTGCCGGAGCAGGGCTATCAAGTGCTGTTGGTGGACTATCGCGGTTACGGCCTGTCCGAAGGTGAACCTTCGCTGCCGGCGGTCTATCAGGACATCGACGCGGCCTTCAAGTGGATCGACAATGCCCCCGAAACCCAGGGCCAGCCGTTGATCGTGCTCGGCCAAAGCCTGGGCGGTGCGCTGGTGGTGCACTATCTGGCCGCCCATCCCGAGCGTCAGCCGCAGCTCAAGGCGCTGGTGCTGGACGGTGTGCCGGCCAGTTATCGTGACGTAGGACAATTTGCACTCAGCACCTCCTGGTTAACATGGCCGTTCCAGGTGCCGTTGTCGTGGCTGGTGCCGGACGCCGACAGTGCGATCAACGCCATGCCCCAACTGACCGGCGTGCCGAAACTGTTGTTCCACAGCCTCGATGACCCGATCGTGCCGTTGTCCAACGGCATTCGCCTGTATCAAGCTGCGCCGCCACCGAGGGTGCTGCAACTGACCCGGGGTGGCCATGTGCAGACCTTTGCCGACAAGACCTGGCAAACCGTGATGCTGCGCTACCTCGATGACCCGCAGCATTTCAACGGGCTGCGCCGCCTGGGGGAAATCCCCAATTACCCGACGGCCCCGAATTCCAACGCAGAGAACCCGCAATGA
- a CDS encoding OmpA family protein: MRKQLMIPALLAMSVALAACSTPPNQNLENARTNFSALQANPQATKVAALETKDASEWLDKADKAYRDKEDQKKVDQLAYLTNQRVEVAKDTIVLRESEAKLKNAGDERARALLEARDAQIKQLQDSLNAKQTDRGTLVTFGDVLFATNKSDLKSSGLVNITKLAQFLRDNPDRKVIVEGYTDSTGSDSYNQSLSERRAASVQRALANQGVDISCIVTQGYGKEYPVADNSSVSGRAMNRRVEVTISNDNQPVKPRSSMAN, translated from the coding sequence ATGCGTAAACAATTGATGATCCCTGCCCTGCTGGCGATGAGCGTTGCTCTGGCGGCTTGCTCCACCCCGCCGAACCAGAACCTGGAAAACGCTCGGACCAACTTCTCGGCCCTGCAAGCCAACCCGCAAGCCACCAAAGTAGCGGCGCTGGAAACCAAAGATGCCAGCGAATGGCTGGACAAGGCTGACAAGGCCTACCGCGACAAGGAAGACCAGAAGAAAGTCGACCAACTGGCCTACCTGACCAACCAGCGCGTTGAAGTGGCCAAGGACACCATCGTCCTGCGTGAGTCCGAAGCCAAGCTGAAAAATGCCGGCGACGAACGTGCCCGCGCCCTGCTGGAAGCCCGCGACGCGCAGATCAAGCAACTGCAAGACAGCTTGAACGCCAAGCAAACCGATCGCGGTACCCTGGTGACCTTTGGTGACGTGCTGTTCGCCACCAACAAGTCCGACCTGAAATCCAGCGGCCTGGTGAACATCACCAAGCTGGCGCAGTTCCTGCGCGACAACCCGGACCGCAAAGTGATTGTTGAAGGCTACACCGACAGCACCGGTTCCGACTCGTACAACCAGAGCCTGTCCGAGCGCCGTGCCGCGTCCGTACAACGTGCTCTGGCCAATCAGGGTGTGGATATCTCGTGCATCGTGACCCAGGGCTATGGCAAGGAATACCCGGTTGCCGATAACAGCAGCGTTTCGGGCCGTGCCATGAACCGCCGCGTTGAAGTGACCATCTCCAACGACAACCAGCCGGTCAAGCCACGTTCGTCGATGGCCAACTGA
- a CDS encoding DUF4398 domain-containing protein: MELKTMKTSTAKTSFNHLRGLKLAALAIGTSFVLAGCAGNPPTEQYAVTQSAVNSAVSAGGTEFAAVEMKSAQDKLKQAEIAMHDKNYDEARRLAEQAEWDARVAERKAQAAKAEQAVKDSQKAVQELRQEGMRPAVIKPQQ; encoded by the coding sequence ATGGAGTTGAAGACGATGAAGACCAGCACTGCCAAAACCTCGTTTAACCACCTGCGCGGGCTTAAATTGGCCGCGCTGGCAATCGGCACCAGCTTCGTTCTGGCTGGCTGCGCCGGCAATCCACCGACTGAGCAATACGCAGTGACCCAATCTGCGGTCAACAGCGCCGTCAGCGCCGGTGGTACCGAGTTCGCAGCCGTGGAGATGAAGTCGGCTCAGGACAAACTGAAACAAGCCGAAATCGCCATGCACGACAAGAACTATGACGAGGCCCGTCGCCTGGCCGAACAAGCCGAGTGGGACGCTCGCGTAGCAGAGCGTAAAGCCCAGGCTGCCAAGGCCGAACAGGCTGTGAAGGATTCCCAGAAAGCTGTTCAGGAGCTGCGTCAGGAAGGCATGCGCCCGGCTGTGATCAAACCACAGCAATAA
- the ppc gene encoding phosphoenolpyruvate carboxylase: MSDIDARLREDVHLLGELLGNTIREQYGDEFLDKIEQIRKGAKADRRGAASEQVAGEELSASLNQLKEEELLPVARAFNQFLNLANIAEQYQLIHRRDESTPAPFESRVLPELLARLQSEGHSSESLARQLGRLEIELVLTAHPTEVARRTLIQKYDAIAAQLALQDHRDLTTAEREQIRDRLQRLIAEAWHTEEIRRTRPTPVDEAKWGFAVIEHSLWHAIPNYLRKADHALHAATGLRLPLEAAPIRFASWMGGDRDGNPNVTAPVTREVLLLARWMAADLYLRDIDQLASELSMQQASPALQAKVGDSVEPYRALLKQLRERLRATRQWAHTSLTSPTPAPADVLQNNRELLDPLELCYQSLHACGMGVIADGPLLDCLRRAVTFGLFLVRLDVRQDSSRHCAAMTEITDYLGLGRYEEWDEEARISFLMKELANRRPLLPGYFKPSADTAEVLNTCKEIAAAPAASLGSYVISMAGAASDVLAVQLLLKESGVQRPMRVVPLFETLADLDNAGPVIEKLLLLPGYRSRLQGPQEVMIGYSDSAKDAGTTAAAWAQYRAQERLVEICREQQVELLLFHGRGGTVGRGGGPAHAAILSQPPGSVAGRFRTTEQGEMIRFKFGLPDIAEQNLNLYLAAVLEATLLPPPPPEPAWRHLMDELAADGVSAYRAVVRENPQFVEYFRQSTPEQELGRLPLGSRPAKRRAGGIESLRAIPWIFGWTQTRLMLPAWLGWEAALSKALERGEGELLGQMREQWPFFRTRIDMLEMVLAKADADIARLYDERLVQPDLLPLGAHLRDLLSQACSVVLGLTGQSQLLAHSPDTLEFIRLRNTYLDPLHLLQAELLARSRQQEAAQDSPLEQALLVSVAGIAAGLRNTG, encoded by the coding sequence ATGAGCGATATCGATGCACGTTTGCGTGAGGATGTTCACCTGCTGGGTGAGCTGTTGGGCAACACGATTCGAGAGCAGTACGGCGATGAATTCCTCGACAAGATCGAGCAGATCCGTAAAGGCGCCAAAGCCGACCGCCGTGGCGCGGCCTCCGAGCAGGTCGCCGGCGAAGAGCTGAGCGCCAGCCTCAATCAACTGAAAGAAGAAGAACTGCTGCCGGTGGCGCGGGCCTTCAATCAGTTTCTCAACCTGGCCAACATCGCCGAGCAGTATCAGTTGATCCACCGCCGTGATGAATCAACGCCTGCGCCTTTCGAGTCGCGCGTGCTGCCGGAACTGCTGGCGCGCTTGCAGAGCGAAGGCCACAGCAGCGAGTCCCTGGCACGCCAGTTGGGCCGGCTGGAAATCGAGCTGGTGCTCACTGCCCACCCCACCGAAGTCGCCCGCCGTACCCTGATCCAGAAATACGACGCCATTGCCGCCCAACTGGCCCTGCAGGATCACCGCGACCTCACCACCGCCGAGCGCGAGCAGATCCGCGATCGCCTGCAACGCCTGATTGCCGAAGCCTGGCACACCGAAGAAATCCGCCGCACCCGGCCCACGCCGGTCGACGAAGCCAAGTGGGGCTTTGCGGTGATCGAGCATTCGCTGTGGCACGCCATTCCGAATTATCTGCGCAAGGCCGATCACGCCTTGCACGCCGCCACTGGCCTGCGCCTGCCCCTGGAAGCCGCACCGATCCGCTTCGCGTCCTGGATGGGCGGCGACCGTGACGGCAACCCCAACGTCACCGCGCCGGTCACCCGCGAAGTGTTGCTGCTGGCGCGCTGGATGGCGGCGGACCTGTACTTGCGCGATATCGACCAGCTCGCTTCCGAGTTGTCGATGCAGCAGGCCAGCCCGGCGTTGCAGGCCAAGGTGGGTGACAGCGTGGAGCCCTACCGGGCGCTGCTCAAGCAGCTGCGTGAACGCCTGCGCGCCACCCGCCAGTGGGCTCACACCTCGTTGACCAGCCCCACGCCGGCGCCTGCCGATGTGCTGCAAAACAACCGCGAACTGCTCGACCCGCTGGAGCTGTGCTACCAGTCGCTGCACGCCTGCGGCATGGGCGTGATTGCCGACGGCCCGCTGCTGGATTGCCTGCGTCGGGCGGTCACGTTTGGGCTGTTCCTGGTGCGCCTCGACGTGCGCCAGGATTCGTCCCGCCACTGTGCGGCCATGACCGAAATCACCGATTACCTGGGCCTCGGCCGCTATGAGGAGTGGGACGAAGAGGCGCGTATCAGCTTCCTCATGAAGGAGCTGGCCAACCGGCGACCATTGTTGCCGGGTTACTTCAAACCCTCGGCAGACACCGCCGAAGTGCTGAACACCTGTAAGGAAATTGCCGCCGCACCGGCCGCATCCCTGGGTTCCTATGTCATCTCCATGGCCGGGGCCGCGTCGGATGTGTTGGCCGTGCAATTGCTGCTCAAGGAGTCCGGCGTACAACGGCCGATGCGCGTGGTGCCGTTGTTCGAGACCCTGGCTGACCTGGACAACGCAGGGCCGGTGATCGAGAAACTGCTGCTGTTGCCGGGCTATCGCTCGCGCTTGCAAGGCCCGCAGGAAGTGATGATCGGTTACTCGGATTCGGCCAAGGACGCCGGCACTACTGCCGCGGCCTGGGCGCAATACCGGGCTCAGGAACGGTTGGTGGAAATCTGCCGTGAACAACAAGTTGAACTGCTGTTGTTCCACGGTCGCGGCGGCACCGTGGGCCGTGGCGGCGGCCCGGCTCACGCGGCGATTCTGTCGCAGCCACCGGGTTCGGTGGCGGGGCGTTTCCGTACCACTGAACAAGGCGAGATGATCCGCTTCAAGTTCGGCCTGCCGGACATCGCCGAGCAAAACCTCAACCTGTACCTGGCGGCGGTGCTGGAGGCGACCTTGCTGCCTCCACCTCCACCGGAACCGGCCTGGCGCCATTTGATGGACGAATTGGCTGCCGATGGCGTCAGTGCTTACCGCGCCGTGGTGCGGGAAAATCCGCAGTTCGTCGAGTATTTCCGCCAGTCCACCCCGGAGCAGGAACTGGGACGCTTGCCTCTGGGCAGTCGTCCGGCCAAGCGCCGCGCGGGTGGTATCGAGAGCCTGCGGGCGATCCCGTGGATCTTCGGCTGGACCCAAACGCGCCTGATGCTGCCGGCCTGGCTCGGCTGGGAAGCCGCGTTGAGCAAGGCCCTGGAGCGTGGCGAAGGCGAGTTGCTGGGGCAGATGCGCGAGCAGTGGCCGTTCTTCCGCACCCGCATCGATATGCTGGAAATGGTCCTGGCCAAGGCCGACGCCGACATCGCGCGCCTGTATGACGAGCGTCTGGTGCAGCCCGATCTGCTGCCATTGGGCGCGCACTTACGCGACCTATTGTCGCAGGCGTGCAGTGTGGTGCTTGGCCTGACCGGTCAGTCGCAACTGCTGGCCCATAGCCCTGATACGCTTGAGTTCATCCGGCTGCGCAACACCTACCTCGACCCGTTGCACCTGCTGCAGGCCGAATTGCTGGCCCGATCGCGGCAACAGGAAGCGGCACAGGACAGCCCTCTGGAACAGGCGCTGCTGGTGTCTGTGGCCGGTATTGCGGCCGGTTTGCGCAACACCGGCTGA
- the adk gene encoding adenylate kinase encodes MRVILLGAPGAGKGTQAKFITEKFGIPQISTGDMLRAAVKAGTELGLIAKSVMDSGGLVSDDLIINLVKERISQDDCKNGFLFDGFPRTIPQAEALVKAGVELDNVVEIAVEDEEIVQRIAGRRVHEASGRVYHIVYNPPKVAGKDDITGEDLVQRKDDTEETVRHRLSVYHSQTKPLVDFYQKLADAQGKPKYSHIEGVGSVESITGKVLQALS; translated from the coding sequence ATGCGCGTCATTCTGCTGGGAGCTCCCGGGGCCGGTAAAGGTACTCAGGCAAAGTTCATCACTGAAAAATTCGGCATTCCACAAATCTCCACCGGCGACATGCTGCGTGCAGCGGTCAAGGCCGGCACCGAACTGGGCCTGATCGCCAAGAGCGTGATGGACAGCGGCGGCCTGGTCTCCGATGACCTTATCATCAACCTGGTCAAGGAACGCATCAGCCAGGACGACTGCAAGAACGGTTTCCTGTTCGACGGTTTCCCACGCACCATTCCCCAGGCTGAAGCCCTGGTGAAGGCTGGCGTCGAGCTGGACAACGTGGTGGAAATCGCTGTTGAAGACGAAGAAATCGTGCAGCGTATTGCCGGTCGTCGTGTTCACGAAGCCTCGGGCCGCGTTTACCACATCGTCTACAACCCGCCGAAAGTGGCCGGCAAGGACGATATCACCGGCGAAGACCTGGTGCAGCGTAAGGACGACACCGAAGAAACCGTGCGTCATCGCCTGTCGGTCTACCATTCCCAGACCAAGCCACTGGTGGACTTCTACCAGAAGCTGGCCGATGCCCAGGGCAAACCGAAGTACAGCCACATCGAAGGCGTTGGCTCGGTCGAGTCCATCACCGGCAAGGTACTGCAAGCGTTGAGCTGA
- the tsaB gene encoding tRNA (adenosine(37)-N6)-threonylcarbamoyltransferase complex dimerization subunit type 1 TsaB, whose translation MSTLLALDTATEACSVALLHDGKVTSHYEVIPRLHAQKLLPMIKQLLLDAGTTLSAVDAIAFGRGPGAFTGVRIAIGVVQGLAFALERPVLPVSNLAVLAQRAFREHGASQVAAAIDARMDEVYWGCYRETAGEMRLIGAEAVLPPEAAALPADASGDWFGAGTGWGYGERVDVTLAGQDAGMLPHAEDLLTLARFAWERGDAIPADQAAPVYLRDKVAQTKAERGII comes from the coding sequence ATGAGCACCTTGCTGGCCCTGGACACCGCGACTGAAGCTTGCTCCGTTGCCCTGCTGCACGATGGCAAGGTCACGAGCCACTACGAGGTGATCCCGCGCCTGCACGCGCAGAAGCTGTTGCCGATGATCAAGCAACTGCTGCTGGACGCGGGCACTACCTTGTCGGCGGTGGACGCCATTGCATTCGGCCGTGGCCCGGGCGCCTTTACCGGTGTGCGTATCGCCATCGGGGTGGTCCAGGGCCTGGCGTTTGCGCTGGAGCGTCCGGTGTTGCCGGTGTCCAACCTGGCGGTGTTGGCGCAGCGGGCGTTTCGCGAGCACGGCGCCAGCCAGGTGGCAGCGGCCATCGATGCGCGCATGGACGAAGTGTATTGGGGCTGCTACCGCGAAACCGCTGGCGAGATGCGTTTGATCGGCGCTGAAGCCGTATTGCCGCCAGAAGCGGCCGCCTTGCCGGCTGATGCCAGCGGCGACTGGTTCGGTGCTGGCACCGGCTGGGGTTACGGCGAACGCGTTGACGTGACGCTTGCCGGCCAGGATGCCGGGATGCTGCCCCATGCCGAAGACTTGCTGACCCTGGCACGTTTTGCCTGGGAGCGGGGCGACGCCATTCCCGCCGACCAGGCCGCCCCTGTGTACCTGCGCGATAAAGTGGCGCAGACCAAAGCCGAACGCGGGATTATTTGA